One Ignavibacterium album JCM 16511 genomic region harbors:
- a CDS encoding uridine kinase family protein — translation METHIKSVIKRTGAIVPFNQERIANAIYRAAVAVGGRDKDKAKELSDKVVALLNEKFPEGSMPHIEDIQDLVEKVLIENGHAKVAKEYILYRDERKRAREAENRYASKLNENIPWQKVWRNLDWAVSHNLHTVAHLNDRIGKGEFPQIVHESECLYEDDVELAANLIIERLDSLRMVMISGPSSSGKTTTTIKLEQKLIKKGFKFKALNVDHYFFDLELHPKDEFGDYDFETPQALDLELINEHLLKLSRGEEVMIPRYDFKTGTRTLNVTPMKLEKDELLLIDSLHGLYPAFSKDISIDLKFKLYLEPLLQMKGMDGKYVRWTDIRLIRRMLRDSVFRAYNPQQTLEHWHYVRSSELRNIIPYSNTADFVISSAMPYELPIYANRMLKLFEEWSVKYKDDVLKQDAYERATRVYNLLKTVTPVSDESPIPGDSVIREFIGGSTLQYH, via the coding sequence ATGGAAACGCATATCAAAAGTGTAATTAAGAGAACCGGAGCTATCGTTCCATTTAATCAGGAAAGAATTGCGAACGCCATTTATCGCGCTGCGGTTGCTGTGGGCGGTAGAGATAAAGACAAGGCTAAAGAACTTTCTGATAAAGTAGTTGCTCTTTTAAATGAAAAGTTTCCCGAAGGAAGCATGCCTCACATCGAAGATATTCAGGATTTGGTTGAAAAGGTTCTGATAGAAAACGGACATGCTAAAGTTGCCAAAGAATACATTCTTTACAGAGACGAACGAAAAAGAGCAAGAGAGGCTGAAAACAGATATGCTTCAAAACTGAATGAAAATATTCCCTGGCAAAAAGTATGGAGAAATCTTGATTGGGCTGTATCTCATAATCTTCATACCGTCGCACATCTTAACGATAGAATTGGGAAGGGAGAATTTCCGCAAATCGTTCACGAATCTGAATGTCTTTACGAAGATGATGTTGAACTTGCTGCAAATCTGATTATTGAAAGACTTGATTCATTAAGAATGGTTATGATTAGCGGACCTTCTTCATCAGGGAAAACAACAACCACAATAAAACTTGAGCAGAAGCTGATTAAAAAGGGATTTAAGTTTAAAGCTCTTAATGTTGATCATTATTTCTTCGACCTTGAGCTTCATCCAAAAGATGAATTTGGTGATTATGATTTTGAAACTCCGCAGGCATTAGACCTTGAGTTGATTAACGAACATCTCTTAAAATTAAGTCGCGGTGAAGAAGTTATGATTCCAAGATACGACTTTAAAACAGGAACAAGAACATTAAATGTTACTCCAATGAAACTTGAAAAAGACGAATTGCTTTTGATTGATAGTCTGCACGGTCTTTATCCTGCTTTCAGCAAAGACATTTCAATTGATTTAAAATTTAAACTTTATCTTGAACCGCTTCTTCAAATGAAAGGAATGGATGGAAAATATGTGAGATGGACTGATATTCGACTCATCAGAAGAATGCTGCGAGATTCTGTCTTCCGTGCATATAATCCACAACAAACATTAGAACACTGGCATTATGTTCGTTCAAGCGAATTAAGAAACATTATTCCATACAGCAACACTGCAGATTTTGTTATCAGCAGTGCAATGCCTTATGAGCTTCCGATATATGCAAACAGAATGCTAAAGCTGTTTGAAGAGTGGAGTGTTAAGTATAAAGATGATGTTCTGAAACAAGATGCTTATGAAAGAGCAACAAGAGTTTATAATTTACTGAAAACAGTTACACCGGTTTCTGATGAATCACCAATTCCGGGCGATTCCGTAATCCGTGAATTTATCGGTGGCAGCACATTACAATATCATTAA
- the recN gene encoding DNA repair protein RecN, with the protein MLKSLEIKDYALIDHIQIEFEKGLNIITGETGAGKSILLDAMSLLLGERASSEVVRKGAQKSFVEGIFEVEGNKKVKALLEENDIEFFPELIVRREISLKGSNRCFINDSPVPLNLIKEIGDLLVDLHGQHEHQSLLKTETHIDFVDDFFSNEKLLNEYQSLYHQLKRKKAELNELKNKEALLKEKKDIYQFQINEIDSVNPLPQEDEELIEELNVLENSENLLLLSDEIYNLIYESDNSVNDMLGEVKHKLSQLSSIDKSMLEAEGECESALTIIKELASTIRAYKSKIDVDPKEVEEKRERLAAINLLKKKYGGTLQKVIEYRQKIGNEFNLAENFSEEISRYEKELKELQKQAGEAAQRLSESRKRQSKKIEAEVKKVLSQLGITEPQFEVRITSELSDNNEDYILINSKKYLYSEKGIDEIEFFISTNPGEDLKPLVKVASGGEVSRIMLSLKTILAKNDKLPLLIFDEIDTGVSGRIAQKVGQALRDLASYHQIIAITHLPQIAAMANHHFVVEKTQEDNRSVSHIRKLNEEEHIREVAKLLSGEKLTDASIQSAVQLIKSSR; encoded by the coding sequence ATGCTCAAATCACTTGAGATTAAAGACTACGCACTGATTGACCACATTCAAATTGAATTTGAAAAGGGACTGAATATTATTACCGGTGAAACCGGCGCAGGAAAATCTATTCTTTTAGATGCAATGAGTTTGCTGCTTGGCGAAAGAGCTTCTTCTGAAGTGGTTAGAAAAGGAGCTCAGAAATCTTTTGTCGAAGGGATTTTTGAAGTTGAAGGAAACAAAAAAGTAAAAGCCCTTTTGGAAGAAAATGATATTGAATTTTTTCCGGAATTAATTGTACGAAGAGAAATATCGCTTAAAGGTTCTAACAGATGTTTCATAAATGATTCGCCTGTTCCGCTTAATCTTATTAAAGAAATAGGTGATTTGCTTGTTGATTTACACGGTCAGCACGAACATCAGTCTTTACTTAAAACTGAAACTCACATTGATTTTGTTGATGATTTCTTTTCGAATGAAAAACTACTTAATGAATATCAATCTCTTTATCATCAGCTCAAAAGAAAAAAAGCGGAACTTAATGAATTAAAGAACAAAGAAGCCTTGCTCAAAGAGAAAAAAGATATTTATCAGTTTCAGATAAATGAAATTGATTCTGTAAATCCATTGCCTCAGGAAGATGAAGAACTAATTGAAGAGTTGAATGTTCTTGAAAATTCTGAAAATCTTCTTTTGCTTAGTGACGAAATTTATAATCTGATTTATGAATCTGATAATTCTGTAAACGATATGCTTGGAGAAGTAAAGCATAAACTTTCTCAGCTATCATCAATTGATAAATCAATGCTTGAAGCAGAAGGCGAATGTGAATCCGCACTTACAATCATAAAAGAACTTGCTTCAACAATTCGTGCTTACAAATCAAAGATAGATGTTGATCCAAAAGAAGTAGAAGAGAAAAGAGAGAGACTAGCCGCCATTAATCTTCTTAAAAAGAAATATGGCGGAACTCTGCAAAAGGTAATTGAGTACCGGCAAAAAATCGGGAATGAATTTAATCTTGCAGAAAATTTCAGTGAAGAGATTTCAAGATATGAAAAAGAGTTAAAGGAGCTTCAGAAACAAGCAGGCGAAGCAGCGCAAAGATTATCAGAGTCACGAAAAAGACAATCAAAGAAAATAGAAGCGGAAGTAAAAAAAGTTCTTTCTCAACTTGGAATTACCGAACCACAATTCGAAGTCAGAATTACTTCCGAACTTTCAGATAACAACGAAGACTATATTCTTATCAATTCAAAAAAATACTTGTACTCTGAAAAAGGAATTGATGAAATAGAATTTTTCATTTCAACAAATCCCGGCGAAGATTTAAAACCACTTGTTAAAGTTGCTTCCGGTGGTGAAGTATCAAGAATAATGCTTTCACTGAAAACTATTCTGGCAAAAAACGATAAGCTTCCGCTTTTAATTTTTGATGAAATAGATACAGGTGTAAGCGGACGGATTGCACAAAAAGTCGGACAGGCGTTAAGAGATTTGGCCTCTTATCATCAGATAATAGCCATCACTCATCTGCCTCAGATTGCCGCTATGGCAAATCATCATTTTGTTGTTGAAAAAACTCAGGAAGATAACCGCTCAGTAAGCCATATCAGAAAGCTGAATGAAGAAGAACATATCCGCGAAGTAGCAAAATTACTTAGCGGTGAAAAACTTACCGACGCAAGTATCCAAAGTGCCGTTCAGTTAATAAAATCATCAAGATAA
- a CDS encoding DUF6588 family protein, whose translation MKKSFIIILIFLSAQNIFSQGGIRVDNLPSWEAEKYVKPLATYLGTYFNTGTYHSADVADFFGFKFNIVGMFTLIPESQRTFKADPRVEGGDALNETATVFGNKGEYYLSNNGFVIYPSGLGLKTVTLGIYQISGSLFGTELMLRYFPTLKFKDIKAGLFGFGLKHEVSRYFPLLPLDISVQLLYNTLLIENKTNDPSDYVKFNSKNFAFNLHASKSIGVLILYGGLQYESSGLDVSYYFKDPDGIYPSLANKVYDISVDGDNHFRFTVGSALKLAFFVLNVDANITSQTTYSLGMSFEF comes from the coding sequence ATGAAAAAGAGTTTTATTATAATTTTAATTTTCCTATCAGCACAAAATATTTTTTCACAGGGTGGAATCCGTGTTGATAATCTTCCAAGCTGGGAGGCAGAAAAATATGTTAAGCCGCTTGCAACTTATTTGGGTACATATTTCAACACCGGAACTTATCACAGTGCAGATGTTGCTGATTTCTTCGGATTCAAATTCAACATTGTTGGAATGTTTACATTAATTCCCGAAAGTCAGAGAACTTTCAAAGCTGATCCAAGAGTTGAAGGCGGAGATGCTCTTAACGAGACTGCAACGGTTTTCGGCAATAAAGGGGAATATTATTTAAGCAACAATGGTTTTGTTATTTATCCTTCCGGATTAGGATTAAAAACTGTTACGCTTGGCATCTATCAGATTTCCGGAAGTTTATTCGGAACAGAGCTGATGTTAAGATATTTCCCGACATTAAAATTTAAAGATATTAAAGCCGGTTTGTTCGGCTTCGGATTAAAGCACGAGGTAAGTCGTTACTTTCCTTTATTGCCGCTCGATATTTCAGTTCAGTTATTATACAATACATTATTAATTGAAAATAAAACCAATGACCCTAGTGACTACGTAAAATTCAATTCAAAGAATTTTGCATTCAATCTACACGCAAGCAAAAGCATAGGAGTACTTATTCTTTACGGAGGTTTACAGTATGAATCTTCCGGACTTGATGTGTCATATTACTTCAAAGATCCGGATGGAATTTATCCATCACTTGCAAACAAGGTTTATGATATTTCTGTTGATGGCGATAATCATTTTCGTTTTACTGTCGGCAGTGCTTTGAAGCTTGCTTTCTTTGTCCTGAATGTTGATGCGAACATTACATCACAAACAACTTATTCACTCGGAATGTCATTTGAGTTTTAA